A genomic region of Nymphaea colorata isolate Beijing-Zhang1983 chromosome 2, ASM883128v2, whole genome shotgun sequence contains the following coding sequences:
- the LOC116247131 gene encoding uncharacterized protein LOC116247131 translates to MQNDEVIWHIIRHKHCSFMAKTTTQNFCRNQYNVTGLCNRSSCPLANSRYATILEHDGILYLYMKTIERAHMPNKLWERVKLPRNYEKALETIDKHLQFWPKFLVHKNKQRLTKLTQYLIRRRKLALKVREKIMTMPTKQKKREARREAKAEIAAVLDKAIEKELLQRIKSGTYGDIYNYPVKEYEKVLEMEELQAADDADEDAAEKDDIEYVEADIDELEDMEDFESTPWNDEDMENENAAGETDEDDAEMVSDDETHTKRLRKDSGVDSKKAQTGDGKWKIKRKSKVHVEVEYEGDAEGQKQTVQL, encoded by the exons ATGCAGAACGATGAGGTCATATGGCATATCATTCGTCACAAGCACTGTAGCTTCATGGCCAA AACGACTACGCAGAATTTCTGCAGGAATCAGTATAATGTCACCGGTCTCTGCAACCGGAGCTCTTGCCCTCTCGCCAATAGTCGCTATGCCACAATCCTCGAGCACGACG GAATCCTGTACTTGTACATGAAAACGATTGAGAGAGCGCACATGCCAAACAAATTGTGGGAGAGGGTGAAACTACCCAGAAACTATGAGAAAGCACTTGAAACCATCGATAAACATCTG CAATTCTGGCCTAAGTTTCTTGTGCATAAAAATAAGCAACGACTCACAAAGTTAACACAATATCTTATTCGTCGGAGGAAGCTTGCACTTAAAGTGAG GGAAAAGATAATGACAATGCctacaaaacagaaaaagagggAGGCTAGAAGAGAGGCAAAAGCTGAAATTGCTGCAGTTTTGGACAAG GCAATTGAAAAAGAACTGCTGCAACGTATAAAGAGTGGAACATATGGTGATATATACAATTACCCTGTCAAAGAAtatgaaaaggttcttgaaatGGAAGAATTGCAGGCTGCTGATGATGCTGATGAAGACGCTGCTGAG AAGGATGACATAGAATATGTTGAGGCTGATATAGATGAACTAGAAGATATGGAAGACTTTGAAAGCACACCATGGAATGATGAAgacatggaaaatgaaaatgctgCTG GTGAGACTGATGAAGATGATGCTGAAATGGTTTCTGATGATGAAACACATACAAAGAGATTGCGTAAAGACTCAGGCGTTGATTCAAAGAAGGCTCAGACAGGCGatggaaaatggaaaatcaaaagaaagtcGAAAGTACATGTTGAG GTGGAGTATGAAGGAGACGCTGAAGGCCAAAAGCAAACGGTCCAGCTCTGA